The Mycolicibacterium flavescens genomic interval GGTGCTCAAGATGCTGTGGCCGTCGACGCCCCGATGGGTCGGGTTGCCGCTGTATCTGATGCTCGGCTACGTCGCCGTCTGGTTCGCCGAGGTGCTGCTGCACGGCGCCGGGTTCGCAGCGGTGGCGCTGCTGGTGGCAGGCGCGGTGCTCTACAACATCGGAGCCCTGTTCTACGGCGCCCGGTGGCCGAACCCGTGGCCGCACACGTTCGGTCACCACGAGCTGTTCCATTCGTGCACCGCCGTCGCCGCGGCTTGTCACTTCGCCGCGATCTGGCTTGTCGTGTCCCAATAAGACGCTGGAGCGAGGGTTAGCCGGCTCGGCTGCGCCGCTTCCCAACCAGCCACACCGCGATCAGGGCAGCGGCGACGGCCAGTACCGCGTACTGGTAGCGAGATGTCCAGGTGGACACGGTTTCCCAGTTGTCGCCCAACTGATAGCCGGCGACCACGAGCAGGCTGTTCCAGGCCGCGCTGCCCGCCGTCGTCAGTGCGAGGAATTGGACGAACGGCATGCAGTAGATCCCGGCGGGAACCGAGACCAGGCTTCGGACCACCGGGATCATGCGCCCGAACAGCACCGCCCGAGATCCGTGGCGGCGGAACCACGCCTCGCTTCGCGTCAGGTCGTCACCGGAGAAGAACGGCAGTCGCCGCGCCAACCGGTGGACCCGGTCGCGTCCGAGGCGGGCGCCGACCAGATACAGCACGATGGCGCCCACCACGGAACCTGCCGTGGTCCCGACAATGGCTTCCCACAGCGCCATCTCGCCTCGCGCGGCGGACAGACCCGCCAACGGCAGGATGATCTCGCTCGGCAGCGGCGGGAAGACGTTCTCCGCGGCGATGACAGCCCCGGCGCCGATGCCGCCGAGCCGCTCCATCAGCGACACCGCCCAGCCGGCCACACCTCCGACGGCGGGGGTTGCCTGCGCGAAAACGGTCAATGTGCGGTTCCCTCAGAGGCGCGAACGTGGGTTACCCGCACGTCTGATCGCGATTTGGCGTGCGGGTAACCCACGTTCGCGGGCGTCACGGCGACGCTTCGGACATTCGGCGACAGCCGGGCAGTCGAACATTGAATGCGCTTGTCGTGTTGTGCCGTAACCATTTCCGCAGCGACACCGGAACCGGACCATCGTCATACCCGCTCTCGGCCTAGGGACACAGGCGTCGAATACCCTTTAGGCCCGGATGCAACCCCTTCATCACACCGGGTCGAAACTGTCGCACCCTCGGGGCACGATGAAGCGGTGACCAACCGCGCGCAGGCCCAGGACATCCTCGAGCAGCTGGCCGGTCCGCAGGCCGTGCTGCGTGACGACCAGTGGACCGCGATCGAGGCGCTGGTGGTCTACCGCCGCCGCGCACTGGTCGTGCAGCGCACCGGTTGGGGCAAGTCCGC includes:
- the yqfA_1 gene encoding hemolysin III family channel protein; protein product: MAGAALVSVAWTAGSPRAGGAALVYVVAMVAMFCVSATYHRVTWVSAAAEKWMMRLDHSAVFVFIAATYTPLALIAMPPRSGVIMLTIVWMGATAGVVLKMLWPSTPRWVGLPLYLMLGYVAVWFAEVLLHGAGFAAVALLVAGAVLYNIGALFYGARWPNPWPHTFGHHELFHSCTAVAAACHFAAIWLVVSQ
- the yqjA gene encoding putative membrane-associated protein, which codes for MTVFAQATPAVGGVAGWAVSLMERLGGIGAGAVIAAENVFPPLPSEIILPLAGLSAARGEMALWEAIVGTTAGSVVGAIVLYLVGARLGRDRVHRLARRLPFFSGDDLTRSEAWFRRHGSRAVLFGRMIPVVRSLVSVPAGIYCMPFVQFLALTTAGSAAWNSLLVVAGYQLGDNWETVSTWTSRYQYAVLAVAAALIAVWLVGKRRSRAG